A single window of Nicotiana tomentosiformis chromosome 1, ASM39032v3, whole genome shotgun sequence DNA harbors:
- the LOC138904790 gene encoding uncharacterized protein has protein sequence MLCNNFLTDDDSLLGPRPHNKPLFIVGAIQEQHRNRILVDDGSDVNIMPKMVLKKLGISIDELSKSNLTIQGFNQGGQRAIGMIRVGLSISEMKSNTRIHVIDAKISYNLLLGRPWIHENGVVSSTLHQCLKYIRDGEIVKIDADINPFTETESYVVDEKFYLDSYESSVEKPSSVDEANVKSEEENKAQWTTTKLPKKRTEEVSIKMSSSEGGIQTKTDKEHLVFRYIPCERRNKGKPLLQECIPKKKMSHKDIQHLKEHMIVPVAQIPYVTCESTKGNLQADKIKGLYDLKAFILLEKSGYDFSNPSRLGKLKDEVTGENIHSLNESQMKLRKQGHYVSTPKFGLGFSLAEPLRILFKRSKEIGSSQHTSIENMKEVKGKKIKKRASVFDRIGGSTPPISVFERLGHKGERVSSKHLKKVSTTSKSSIFCHLGTTRKSPSTKILSKHKDQVHEGRDHFKVVADKEICSAFPLRMKRKSTLSISTDGPLKVQRITIVYTCQPRKETEKDKEAMPTIQGSRREKSDFVETSYHITVEDSTCIDVDDEVHEAPPQLEDGGQSTIDELKELNLGTPEDPSLVFISGLLTPQEEEEYSKLLTEYKDVFAWSYKEMSGLSLKVVVHHLGIKSGTRPVKQSQRMFRPELVPQIKVEVNKLIEARFI, from the coding sequence ATGTTATGCAACAATTTCCTTACAGATGATGACTCGTTGCTGGGGCCTAGGCCACATAACAAACCTTTGTTCATTGTAGGGGCCATTCAGGAACAACATCGCAATCGCATACTTGTTGATGATGGTTCGGATGTCAACATCATGCCAAAAATGGTGCTAAAAAAGCTTGGGATCTCTATCGATGAGCTATCCAAAAGTAACCTAACAATCCAAGGTTTCAACCAAGGAGGACAAAGAGCCATAGGTATGATCCGCGTGGGATTATCCATTAGTGAGATGAAGTCAAACACCCGGATTCACGTCATAGatgctaaaatatcatacaaccTGCTGCTTGGACGTCCTTGGATTCATGAGAATGGAGTGGTATCGTCTACTTTGCATCAATGTCTGAAGTACATAAGGGATGGAGAGATAGTCAAAATTGATGCAGACATCAATCCTTTCACTGAGACGGAGTCATACGTTGTAGATGAAAAATTTTACCTAGATTCTTATGAATCGAGTGTAGAGAAACCGTCATCAGTCGACGAAGCAAATGTCAAGTCAGAAGAAGAAAATAAGGCTCAATGGACTACCACCAAGCTtcctaagaagagaactgaagaAGTCTCCATTAAGATGTCATCATCTGAAGGTGGCATACAGACAAAGACTGATAAGGAGCATCTAGTTTTTCGCTATATTCCATGTGAGCGCCGAAATAAAGGGAAACCTTTGCTACAGGAATGTATTCCAAAGAAGAAAATGAGTCACAAAGATATCCAACATTTGAAGGAGCATATGATTGTCCCAGTTGCACAAATCCCATACGTGACTTGTGAGTCTACTAAAGGCAATCTCCAAGCTGATAAAATAAAAGGGCTCTATGATCTTAAGGCCTTCATACTGCTTGAAAAGTCTGGTTATGACTTCTCCAATCCATCAAGACTAGGAAAACTCAAAGACGAAGTCACTGGTGAAAATATACATAGTCTCAATGAGTCCCAAATGAAGTTGAGAAAGCAAGGGCACTACGTCTCCACTCCAAAGTTTGGGTTGGGATTTAGTTTGGCAGAGCCTCTTCGAATTTTATTTAAGAGAAGCAAAGAGATAGGTTCATCACAGCACACCTCGATAGAGAATATGAAGGAAGTTAAGggcaagaaaataaaaaaacGGGCTTCAGTGTTTGATCGCATTGGAGGCTCAACCCCTCCGATCTCGGTGTTTGAAAGGCTAGGTCACAAAGGTGAACGTGTATCTTCCAAACATCTAAAAAAGGTTTCCACTACTTCAAAGAGCTCCATCTTTTGTCACCTGGGAACCACAAGGAAGTCACCATCTACAAAGATACTGTCAAAACATAAGGATCAAGTCCATGAGGGGCGGGATCATTTTAAAGTTGTTGCTGACAAAGAAATCTGTAGTGCTTTCCCATTACGTATGAAAAGGAAGTCTACTTTGTCAATATCCACAGATGGTCCACTGAAGGTGCAAAGGATAACCATTGTTTACACTTGCCAGCCTCGTAAAGAAACAGAGAAAGACAAAGAAGCCATGCCGACCATCCAAGGAAGTCGAAGAGAAAAGTCAGACTTTGTGGAAACATCCTATCACATAACTGTGGAAGATAGCACATGCATTGACGTTGATGATGAAGTCCACGAGGCTCCCCCTCAACTAGAAGATGGAGGTCAATCAACTATAGATGAGCTTAAGGAACTCAATTTAGGCACTCCGGAAGATCCAAGCCTCGTCTTCATTAGTGGGCTTCTTACGCCTCAGGAGGAGGAGGAATACTCCAAGTTATTGACTGAGTACAAAGATGTCTTCGCTTGGTCGTATAAAGAAATGTCTGGTCTTAGTCTTAAGGTAGTCGTTCATCATTTAGGGATCAAAAGTGGAACACGCCCTGTGAAGCAGTCACAACGCATGTTTCGACCCGAGCTAGTACCACAAATTAAAGTCGAAGTCAACAAGCTCATCGAGGCGAGATTTATTTGA